The proteins below come from a single uncultured delta proteobacterium genomic window:
- a CDS encoding Phosphatidylglycerophosphatase A → MHWRDRVILAFCRVEPAGLSPVMPGTCGSLVAAVLAPFVFMPLSFYGRAAALAALFVAGSIASTRAARLLGKKDPGEVVIDEVLGQWMTYAPFAALSWPGLFAGFVLFRLFDMTKPWPIKASEDWLPGGYGIMIDDALAAVYAVPCLWVLRMLLPL, encoded by the coding sequence ATGCATTGGCGTGATAGAGTGATACTTGCTTTTTGCCGGGTGGAACCGGCGGGGCTTTCTCCCGTTATGCCGGGAACGTGCGGCTCTCTCGTGGCGGCGGTGCTCGCCCCGTTCGTGTTCATGCCCCTGTCGTTTTACGGCCGCGCGGCCGCGCTCGCGGCGCTTTTCGTGGCGGGCAGCATCGCCTCGACCAGGGCCGCCCGTCTGCTCGGTAAGAAAGATCCCGGCGAAGTCGTTATCGATGAAGTGCTCGGCCAATGGATGACCTACGCGCCGTTTGCGGCTCTTTCCTGGCCGGGGCTGTTCGCCGGGTTTGTTCTGTTCCGCCTGTTCGACATGACGAAGCCCTGGCCCATCAAGGCCTCCGAAGACTGGCTGCCTGGCGGCTACGGCATCATGATAGATGACGCTCTTGCCGCCGTGTATGCGGTGCCGTGCCTTTGGGTTTTGCGGATGCTGCTGCCGTTATGA
- a CDS encoding Transcriptional regulator, MucR family, with protein sequence MEKYLKEALDIVKAQASVCTMTEEEITTMISKLAVGIKAISEGSALPISDEEVATDPAKAIKEKSITCVKCGKSFKLLTKKHLASHGLTPEEYREQCGYKKGTPLVCKSLQRERRKKMRSMKLWERRGQ encoded by the coding sequence ATGGAAAAATATCTGAAAGAAGCCCTGGACATCGTAAAAGCGCAAGCCAGCGTTTGCACCATGACCGAAGAAGAAATCACCACAATGATTAGCAAGCTTGCTGTGGGGATCAAGGCCATCAGTGAAGGCTCCGCCCTGCCTATCAGCGATGAAGAGGTTGCTACAGATCCTGCCAAGGCCATAAAAGAAAAATCCATTACCTGCGTCAAGTGCGGCAAATCGTTCAAGCTGCTGACCAAAAAACATCTTGCGTCACACGGCCTCACGCCTGAAGAATACCGCGAACAATGCGGCTATAAAAAGGGAACGCCCCTTGTATGCAAATCGCTCCAACGCGAACGCCGCAAGAAGATGCGCTCAATGAAGCTGTGGGAACGGCGCGGGCAATAA
- the cls gene encoding Cardiolipin synthase, protein MAEPLPSYAMPAKKPDRGHRGLVIALALVAALGIFLLLDRDSILHSMLVGAVPFTRENSFEALREYGHWLFSLYLVVTAAALFMESRNPDRTLAWLMALALLPVVGIILYWVVGPNFRYLADKRRFRLPKPHGATEDFAVGEDLPLARDTMQLLYRTSGARLVTGKDVTPLYDGAAAFERIKERLANARRGILLESYIIKNDSLGNAIKDILIERARRGVFVCVIYDAVGSWQMGKAFLRAMREGGVHAFAFLPVAFPMFRGANYRNHRKIIVVDGEAAFMGGMNIGDEYVDVSPKFTSWRDTHMEFGGQGVDVLRGIFLSDLAGCGASPEFLAKVREASAPPGDFVPQCPAFPAMKCADDETPMQIIASGPDTPWDTIQKAYFSIITRARERLWMTTPYVVPGGALLEALCMASLSGVDVRLLVPGKADHFLVHWASRDCFDELLRAGVRIFLYDPTGFVHAKTITCDGAVLSIGSANLDTRSLHINFEVQAFLYDRTLAAGAEAAFECDMRRSFELTFKAWRRRPKIEKVKESIGKLFSSLL, encoded by the coding sequence ATGGCCGAGCCTCTTCCCTCCTATGCAATGCCGGCCAAAAAGCCGGACCGGGGCCACAGGGGGCTCGTCATCGCGCTCGCCCTTGTCGCGGCCCTGGGGATTTTTCTTTTGCTGGACCGGGATTCGATCCTTCACAGCATGCTGGTAGGGGCGGTGCCCTTTACCCGTGAAAATTCTTTCGAGGCCTTACGGGAATACGGCCATTGGCTGTTTTCCCTCTATCTTGTCGTGACGGCGGCCGCCCTTTTCATGGAAAGCCGCAACCCGGACCGGACGCTCGCCTGGCTCATGGCCTTGGCCTTGCTGCCGGTCGTCGGCATCATTCTTTATTGGGTTGTCGGGCCCAATTTCCGGTACCTCGCGGACAAGCGCCGTTTCCGTCTGCCCAAACCGCATGGCGCGACTGAGGACTTCGCGGTCGGGGAAGATCTGCCGCTGGCGAGAGACACCATGCAGCTCCTGTACCGGACATCCGGCGCGCGTCTGGTGACCGGCAAGGACGTCACGCCGCTGTATGACGGAGCGGCAGCCTTCGAACGCATCAAGGAACGGTTGGCGAACGCCCGGCGCGGTATTCTGCTGGAAAGTTACATCATCAAAAACGACAGCCTCGGCAACGCGATCAAGGATATCCTGATCGAACGCGCGCGGCGGGGCGTGTTCGTCTGCGTCATCTACGACGCCGTGGGCAGCTGGCAGATGGGGAAAGCCTTCCTCCGGGCCATGCGCGAGGGCGGGGTACATGCGTTCGCCTTCCTGCCCGTGGCGTTCCCGATGTTTCGCGGCGCGAACTACCGCAACCACCGCAAAATTATTGTTGTGGACGGCGAGGCGGCCTTCATGGGCGGCATGAACATCGGCGACGAGTATGTCGACGTCAGCCCGAAATTCACCTCCTGGCGCGATACGCACATGGAGTTCGGCGGCCAGGGCGTGGATGTGCTGCGCGGCATTTTTCTGAGCGACCTTGCGGGGTGCGGCGCTTCCCCGGAGTTTCTCGCAAAGGTCCGTGAAGCGTCGGCTCCCCCGGGGGATTTTGTCCCGCAATGCCCGGCTTTTCCCGCCATGAAATGCGCGGACGATGAAACGCCAATGCAGATCATCGCCAGCGGGCCGGACACGCCGTGGGACACCATCCAGAAAGCGTACTTTTCCATCATCACCCGCGCCAGGGAAAGGCTGTGGATGACCACGCCCTATGTGGTCCCCGGGGGGGCGCTTTTGGAAGCGCTGTGCATGGCCTCCCTCAGCGGGGTTGACGTCCGTCTTCTCGTGCCGGGAAAAGCGGACCACTTTCTCGTGCATTGGGCCAGCAGGGACTGCTTCGACGAGCTGCTGCGGGCGGGGGTGAGGATTTTCCTCTATGACCCCACCGGGTTTGTCCACGCCAAAACGATCACCTGCGACGGCGCGGTTCTCTCCATCGGCAGCGCGAACCTTGATACCCGGAGCCTGCACATCAACTTCGAGGTCCAGGCCTTCCTGTACGACCGCACGCTCGCCGCCGGCGCGGAAGCGGCCTTTGAATGCGACATGCGCCGCTCCTTTGAACTGACCTTTAAAGCATGGCGCAGACGTCCCAAGATCGAAAAAGTCAAAGAAAGCATTGGCAAGCTCTTTTCGTCGCTGCTATAA
- a CDS encoding conserved hypothetical protein (Evidence 4 : Homologs of previously reported genes of unknown function), whose protein sequence is MQYLALCCIVKDESPYIKEWVLYHSLIGVEHFFIYDNGSAVPVSESLGELAASPRVTVLAAPNKAMQLPAYNHCLTEFGNAFQWIAFVDVDEFICPAKGNDLRCLLAAYEPYGALALSWRLFSSSGHETRPQGLVIENYTRYVREDTAHIKSIVQPRKTSGCRNPHAFGYLPGHCCVNEAFDPLPPGAAFWFPSHETVWVNHYYYKSREDFALKLSKGRNSVHQETQRWWSMELFDKHLALPDFQDKTITRFAPRLRKSLRDNALPAPFTPPQDLDLAGLLTLSSERLAAGHPEEALVCLCHAAMRQESHDIWTMRATFARLLRDFPTGGHFLRQASRLGESLHLYAEMAELALAENDRQKAEDAVALLRTAMQRSNVAAGPWAERLGQLEQRLE, encoded by the coding sequence ATGCAGTATCTCGCGCTCTGTTGCATCGTCAAGGATGAAAGTCCGTATATTAAAGAATGGGTTCTGTACCATTCCCTGATCGGGGTGGAGCACTTCTTCATTTACGACAACGGCAGCGCCGTCCCGGTCAGTGAAAGCCTCGGGGAGCTTGCGGCGTCCCCGCGTGTCACCGTTCTTGCGGCGCCGAACAAGGCCATGCAGCTGCCGGCTTACAACCACTGCCTCACGGAATTCGGCAACGCGTTCCAGTGGATCGCGTTTGTGGATGTGGATGAATTCATCTGCCCGGCCAAGGGGAACGATCTGCGGTGCCTGCTCGCGGCGTATGAACCCTACGGCGCGCTGGCCCTCAGCTGGCGGCTGTTTTCCTCAAGCGGCCATGAGACGCGGCCGCAGGGTCTGGTTATTGAAAACTACACCCGGTACGTACGGGAAGATACCGCCCACATCAAAAGCATTGTCCAGCCGCGAAAAACGTCCGGCTGCCGCAACCCGCACGCGTTCGGCTACCTGCCCGGGCATTGTTGCGTCAATGAGGCTTTTGACCCGCTCCCCCCCGGCGCGGCCTTCTGGTTTCCCTCGCACGAGACGGTCTGGGTCAATCATTACTATTACAAGTCGCGGGAAGACTTCGCCCTCAAGCTCAGCAAGGGGCGCAATTCCGTGCACCAGGAAACGCAGCGCTGGTGGAGCATGGAGCTTTTTGACAAGCATCTTGCGCTCCCTGATTTCCAGGACAAGACCATTACCCGTTTTGCCCCGCGCCTGCGAAAAAGCCTCCGGGACAATGCCCTTCCCGCGCCCTTCACGCCGCCCCAAGACCTGGATCTGGCCGGTCTCCTGACCTTGAGTTCCGAACGCCTCGCGGCCGGGCATCCCGAGGAGGCTCTTGTCTGCCTGTGCCATGCGGCCATGCGGCAGGAATCGCACGACATCTGGACGATGCGCGCGACGTTCGCGCGGCTCCTGCGGGATTTCCCCACCGGCGGACATTTTTTACGCCAGGCTTCCCGCCTCGGCGAAAGCCTGCACCTGTATGCGGAAATGGCGGAACTGGCCCTGGCGGAGAATGACCGGCAAAAGGCGGAAGACGCCGTGGCCCTGCTGCGGACGGCCATGCAGCGAAGCAACGTTGCCGCCGGGCCGTGGGCGGAACGGTTAGGCCAGTTGGAACAACGCCTGGAATAA
- the pepA gene encoding putative cytosol aminopeptidase (Evidence 3 : Function proposed based on presence of conserved amino acid motif, structural feature or limited homology): MDIRFHTLSKGTVRLDAVIIPTILGSPTFFSERFGAALPWLSESEALADHTGKLCEITVCYGPSSSPIPRVILVGLGTGQDMPLEDFHKAVSTGMRACRSLRLARVGFLLENVFTAAEMLGKPAPRVLEELVFSYMAAAYFCTEYRSAEAKAKGKKERDPDFFDPEALLILHDGRTISASLRLPVKLAEVQAAGVCLARDLVNAPANIMTPSRLVEEAVALAKRYGFGCRVLHKVEMAKLGMGGVLAVNEGARKDARFIVLEHTPSGGKKRAPLVLIGKGITFDSGGISLKPAAGMHLMKGDMAGAAAVLGTFEAMGRLPECFGSPVVGLIPCTENMPGGNAMRPGDIITTMSGKTVEVLNTDAEGRLILCDALTYAQKNWKPLAMVDIATLTGACMVALGRGAAGLFTDSSVLRDAIMEIGRTGGDTFWPMPLWERLRDGLKSNVADIANVGPREGGAIAAALFLKSFVDDSVPWAHIDMAGAGITENDTPLCPKGGTGFGVRTLIALARLASERMFRQ, from the coding sequence ATGGACATTCGATTTCATACCTTGAGCAAAGGTACCGTTCGCCTGGACGCGGTTATAATCCCCACCATTCTGGGATCGCCGACGTTTTTCAGCGAACGGTTCGGGGCTGCGTTGCCCTGGCTCAGCGAGTCAGAGGCCCTGGCGGACCATACCGGAAAGCTTTGCGAGATAACGGTTTGCTACGGGCCGTCCTCCTCGCCCATTCCCCGGGTCATCCTGGTCGGTCTCGGCACCGGGCAGGACATGCCGCTTGAGGATTTCCACAAAGCCGTCAGCACCGGAATGCGCGCATGCCGTTCGCTCAGGCTGGCGCGGGTCGGCTTTTTGCTCGAAAATGTGTTCACGGCGGCGGAAATGCTGGGCAAACCCGCTCCCAGGGTCTTGGAGGAGCTGGTGTTTTCCTATATGGCCGCCGCCTATTTCTGTACGGAATACCGGTCGGCCGAGGCCAAAGCCAAAGGCAAAAAGGAGCGCGATCCGGATTTTTTCGATCCCGAAGCCCTTCTTATCCTGCACGACGGGCGGACCATTTCCGCCTCCCTGCGCCTCCCGGTCAAACTGGCGGAAGTGCAGGCCGCGGGGGTTTGCCTCGCGCGCGACCTCGTCAACGCGCCCGCCAACATCATGACCCCGTCGCGGCTGGTTGAAGAGGCGGTCGCCCTTGCCAAGCGCTACGGGTTCGGATGCCGGGTTCTGCATAAGGTGGAAATGGCGAAACTCGGCATGGGCGGCGTGCTCGCGGTCAATGAAGGGGCCCGCAAGGACGCGCGCTTCATCGTGCTGGAGCATACCCCGAGCGGGGGAAAGAAACGGGCGCCGCTCGTCCTTATCGGCAAGGGCATAACGTTTGATTCCGGCGGCATTTCCCTGAAACCCGCCGCGGGCATGCACCTCATGAAAGGAGACATGGCCGGCGCGGCCGCCGTTCTCGGCACGTTTGAGGCCATGGGGCGGCTGCCCGAATGCTTTGGGAGCCCGGTGGTGGGACTTATTCCCTGCACGGAAAATATGCCCGGCGGCAATGCCATGCGCCCCGGCGACATTATCACCACCATGTCCGGCAAGACCGTGGAAGTGCTCAATACCGACGCCGAAGGACGCCTGATTCTCTGCGACGCGTTGACTTACGCCCAGAAGAACTGGAAACCTCTGGCAATGGTCGATATAGCCACGCTGACGGGCGCGTGCATGGTGGCGCTCGGCCGCGGCGCGGCGGGGCTGTTTACGGACAGTAGCGTTCTGCGCGATGCTATCATGGAAATCGGGCGAACCGGCGGCGACACCTTCTGGCCCATGCCGCTCTGGGAGCGGTTGCGCGACGGTTTGAAAAGCAACGTCGCGGACATCGCCAACGTGGGGCCGAGGGAGGGCGGGGCCATAGCGGCCGCACTGTTCCTGAAGAGTTTCGTGGACGACTCGGTGCCTTGGGCGCACATCGATATGGCCGGCGCCGGCATTACCGAAAACGATACGCCGCTGTGCCCGAAGGGAGGGACCGGCTTCGGCGTCCGGACTCTGATCGCCCTGGCGCGGCTTGCCTCGGAGAGGATGTTCCGGCAATAG
- a CDS encoding DSBA oxidoreductase produces the protein MTKVLELFRFFLPAVALVVFLSLAAPVGAEAAGAATPLTEQTLHEALRNVLRDHPEIVLDVLREHSIDVLEIAQKGSQERQFKAMRAQWQEDMKKQFAISYDRPILGNPAAPVTIVAYSDYTCPYCADAAETIHQVMAARKNAVRFIFKNYPRRDQPLARLASEYVAAAFVLDEEKGWAYHDVVFANQMRLLKEGEGFLRAEALTLGYNLQKLGAEAKGRKVKSIIDEDITEALDNGVPGTPFHLVNNLSVRGGLPLAAFLEAVDTALAAKQGKKK, from the coding sequence ATGACCAAGGTTTTGGAGCTGTTCCGGTTTTTTCTTCCGGCAGTTGCGCTCGTTGTTTTTTTGTCTCTTGCCGCTCCCGTGGGGGCGGAAGCCGCCGGCGCCGCGACTCCCCTGACGGAACAGACGCTGCATGAAGCGTTGCGGAACGTGCTGCGCGATCATCCGGAGATCGTGCTGGATGTTTTGCGGGAACATAGTATCGACGTGCTGGAAATAGCGCAGAAAGGTTCGCAGGAAAGGCAATTCAAGGCCATGCGCGCGCAGTGGCAGGAAGATATGAAGAAGCAGTTCGCGATCAGCTACGACAGGCCGATTCTCGGCAACCCCGCCGCGCCGGTGACCATCGTGGCGTACTCGGACTATACCTGCCCCTACTGCGCGGACGCCGCCGAGACCATCCACCAGGTGATGGCGGCACGCAAGAATGCCGTGCGCTTCATTTTCAAGAATTATCCGCGCCGGGATCAGCCGCTCGCCCGGCTGGCTTCGGAATACGTCGCCGCGGCGTTCGTCCTGGATGAAGAAAAGGGCTGGGCGTACCACGACGTCGTTTTCGCCAACCAGATGCGCCTTTTGAAAGAGGGCGAAGGCTTTTTGCGGGCGGAAGCCCTGACGCTCGGGTACAATTTGCAGAAGCTCGGCGCGGAAGCCAAGGGCCGCAAGGTCAAGAGCATCATTGACGAGGACATCACGGAAGCGCTGGACAACGGCGTTCCCGGCACGCCGTTTCATTTGGTCAACAATTTGTCCGTCCGGGGCGGGCTGCCTCTGGCCGCGTTCCTCGAGGCGGTGGATACCGCGCTCGCGGCAAAGCAGGGAAAGAAAAAATAG
- a CDS encoding hypothetical protein (Evidence 5 : No homology to any previously reported sequences): MVIYPPIIIDCRAITAHMKQKRYCFIYLPPFENKPVYPKTVCPKGPHGVKIAFTKQMEWGHLIQFIYMQQTIVQQIFKK; this comes from the coding sequence TTGGTCATATACCCTCCAATTATCATTGACTGCCGGGCAATTACGGCACACATGAAACAAAAGCGGTATTGTTTTATATACCTACCGCCATTTGAAAACAAGCCCGTTTATCCTAAGACTGTCTGCCCCAAAGGACCTCATGGCGTAAAAATAGCATTTACAAAGCAAATGGAGTGGGGACATCTCATACAGTTCATCTATATGCAACAGACTATTGTGCAGCAAATTTTCAAAAAATAA